The window ATATCTGTACGTGTAGGAACCTCTTTTAATGCGCAGAACGTACTTTATGTAATTGACGGTAAAATCAGTGGTTCAGGCGATTTTAATAATTTGAGTCCCAATGATATTGATAACGTAACCGTATTAAAAGATGCTGCCTCGAAAGCAGTTTATGGTAGCCGGGCTGCTGGAGGGGTAATTTTGGTAACTACCCGTACCGGAAGAAAAAATTCAGCTGCAAAAATTGATTATTCGTTCAGTACAGGTTTTGACAGGCGTGGCAAAAATGCCCCGTTAACAAGCGCAGTTGAAACGGGCGAATTGTACAACCGCATTAACCCCACAAGCGACCCCGCAGGTTGGAAATGGACCGATAGCGACCTCGCATATTTTAAAAACATCAATGATGGCTGGGGTTATAATCAATTGGATGCAGTTTGGGAAAATCCTTATACCCGTACACATAATTTAAATGCATCGGGCGGTAGCGATAAGATTAGTTATTTCATTGGTGGTTCATACACTAAGCAAGGTGGATTTATGAAAAACCTAACCTTTGATAAGTACAACCTACGCGCCAATATTACCGCTGATATTACTAAAAACCTGAATTTGTTTACTGGTATTACCATTAATAATAACTTAATGTATTCTCCAACCAACACATCGGTAGGTGATGTATCAGGAATTTACAGAAAGCTGTTACTTTGGCAACCAGATCAGCCGGTATGGACCAACGGCGGCAATCCTATTGATTATGGTTGGATTGGAAACGTAGGGGCCGAAGTAAGGGGCGATGGTGGTTATATCAAAGGCAATAATATTAAACCGGTTTTAAATTTAAAGGCCACCTACAAAATTGCAGCAGTTGAAGGGCTAAGCGCTTCGGCACAGTTTAACAAATCGTACACCAATAACCGTAATAAAACCTTTGAAAAGCAGTATGATATGTGGGTAATGAAAAAAACAGGTTTTCATATCATTAGTACCGACGATAACGATTTGGTAACGCTAAAAAAATCATCGCAGATTGGAAAGAGTTTTATTCAGGAAAATTATAACTGGGGCAACGATTATCAATTAAACTTCCAGTTAAATTACGATCATTCATTTAAAAAGCACAATTTAAAAGGATGGCTGGTTTACGAAAAAGCCGAATCGAATAGTGGAGGGATATTTGCCGGACGTGAGACATTCCCGGTTTATCTTACCGACCAGTGGTGGGCTGCCAGTAACCAAAGAGCCGACGATTACGGAGGTGGAGATACAGAACTTTCTGATGGGAGGATTTCGTATGTAGGACAGGCATTTTATGATTACGATGGTAAATACCTGGCCAGTTTCTCTAGCCGTTACGATGGGTCTATGCGGTTTCCTGCCGACAAACGCTGGGGCTTTTTTCCGGCCGGATCAATTGGCTGGGTTGTTTCTAAAGAGAAGTTCATGAGCCAGGCAAAAGGTATTAATATGTTAAAAATCCGTGCCTCAGCTGGTTTAACCGGTAACGATGCCATTGGTGGCTGGCAGTGGCAGCAATCTTACCAAAACGGTAACGCTATATTTTTAGGTACAACACCGGTAAGTAACGTAGGAATAACTTATGGAGCTTTAACCAATCCAAATCTTACCTGGGAGAAAACATTAAATTATAACGTAGGGGTAGATGTAGAGTTTTTAAAACATTTTAGTGGTAGTGCCGAATATTATTACATCAAAACCTATGATATTTTAGGGTCACGAATTGCTTCTGTTCCTCCAACATTTAGCCGCACGTTACCGGCTTCTAATTACGGACAGATTAATGCGCAAGGAGTAGAAATCAATCTTGGCTATAAAAATAATACCGGTAAATTTAATTACTATGCCAATTTAAACGCTTCTTATGGTGCTGCCAAATATGTTATCCAGGATCAGAACGTAACTTATCCATGGCAAGCTAACCCGGATAAGTCTATGAGTCGTATTGTAACCTATCAGGCTACCGGAATGATCCGTACACAGGCTGACCTGGATGCATTTAAGACAGCTAATCCAAATTACAAGTTTAAAAGTGTTGCACCAGCTCTGGGACAACTTACCTATGCCGATTTAAGTGGACCAAATGGTACACCTGATGGAATTGTTGACGATTGGGATCAGGTTCAGGTTAAAAATAATAACAATCCCATTGTTTTAGGGCTTAATCTAGGATTTGAATGGAAAGGGTTTAGCGTAGATGCTACTTTTAACGGCAATTTGCATCAATCGCGTTTCGTAAACAGTTTGGCTGGCGGTGTTGAATGGAACCGTATGTGGAAACCATGGTACAACGATTCGTGGACACCTCAAAATCCAAACGCAACATTCCCTAACAGGCTTAGTGCAAACGACGGAACACAATCTGTTGTGACCAATAATAGTACTTTCTGGTTAAAAAATGCCAACTTTTTACGAATGAAGCTATTGAATGTGGGGTATAGTATCCCGGCCCGCTATATAAATAAAGTAGGAGTATCTGGTATGAAATTCTATTTCAGTGGTAGCAATCTGTTCGTAATAAGCAAATTTAATAAAGACTATTTCGATCCTGAAATTGGCGACGGATTCTCGGTTCCGATTATGAAGACCTTCAATTTTGGTGTAAATGTTTCACTTTAGTAATGGATAAATAGTATGAAATTATATCTCAAAAATATACGATATTTCGTGTGTAGCCTGGCAGTATTGCTAGTCGTAACATCCTGTAAAAAGGGATTAGATTATAAAAATAATGGGGCCATTAATCCCGAAAATGTATGGTCAGACCCAACCATGATCAAAGCATTCTTAAACGATATTTACGGTGCTTCTATGCCTGGCTGGTCGTTTGATGGAAACAGTACCGACGAAGGTTATAATGGCGCCAAAACATTGGGTAATTATCAGCGCGGTATAATTGCGGTCGATCAGACTACCAGTGCACTTAATTATTCGGTGATCGATAAGGCAAACTTTTTCTTAGATCAGCTAGATGCAGTTGCTGTCTTATCTGCAGATATTAAAGCGCAGTATACAGCAGAAGCCAAATTCTGGCGTGCCTGGAGCTATTGGAACATGGTAAACAACCTGGGTGGTGTGCCTTTAATTTTACATACACAAAATGCCGACGATGTTAATGCTTTGTTCAAAACACGTAATAAAACTTCAGAATGCATAACTCAAATTATTAAAGACCTTGATGATGCAATCGCCGTTTTACCAGGCAAGTATGCCAGCAATGCAGATTACGGACGCATTACTAAAGTAGCTGCAATGGCTGTAAAAGGGAAAGTATTAATGACTTATGCCAGCCCTTTATTTAACCCAACCAATGATGCGAGCCGTTGGCAGGCTGCTTACGATGCCAATAAAGCGGCTAAAGATTATGCTCTTACCCAGGGACATGATTTATTTCCGAATTATAAAAATATTTGGTACACCGAAAGAAATCAGGAAGTGATAATGGTTCGCCAATATACTTTTCCGGGTGCAGGTATAGCTTTTAATTCGATTAGGCCTACACCATTAACTAAAGATGCAACAGGAGTAAACCAGCCAACTCTTAACCTTTTACTGGCTTATCCTAAAAGAGATGGCAGCCCAATGCAGTTCGATAAAAATCAAATGTCAGATCCGGCCTATAACACGCAGTTTATGACCGATTTTTATACCAACCGCGATTCCAGGTTTTACGCTACAATCTTTTTCGGTGGAACACCATATCCAACTCCTGATGAAGTTTCGCCAGTTTATGTAAAGGGAAACAGTTTCTGGGAAGTTTGGAAATACGATGCCGCAACAGATAAGTACTCAAGCGCCATGAACGTTGTACATACTGGCATGACAGGTGGCGGACAAACTGGTTTCTGGGAAAGAAAAGGTTTAGATACCACTTTAGTTGCAGCATTATATGCCCAAGGTCAAACCGATTGGCCGGTAATCAGATATGCTGAGGTATTGATGAACTATGGTGAGTGTGCCAATGAGCTGGGCAAAAGTGGTGAGGCTTTACAAGTGTTAAAAGATATCCGCCGTCGTGCAGGCATTACTGCAGGAGCCGGAAGTAACTATGGCATTACTGCTTCGGCAACAAGCGATATCCGCGATGCCTATATGAACGAACGCCAGGTAGAATTTGCTTTTGAGAATAAGCGTTTTGGAGATTTAAGACGCTGGAAACGCTACGATTTGCTTAATGCCCAAACGTTTAAACATGGTTTATATGCCACTTTAAAAGATGGAGTTGTAATTAGCCCTTCAGAGACCATCATGAATGCTACAACACGGGCTAAACTAAGGGGCGTTTATATCGATAACCTCGATGGCGATCCGAATTTTAAATTCAATCTGGATTTAAACCACTGGTTTTATGCTATACCACCAGCGCAGATTTCTCAATCTAAAAACGTGATATTACAAAATAAAGAATGGGGCGGAACCTTCGATCCGCTACAATAAGGACTCAATTAGTTAGAAATAATTAGTTATGATTAGTTTGTTTTAAAAAAGAGGGGGCGAGCCCCCTCTTTTTGAGTATAAATGCAAAACAATTAGCCCTTACAAAAACAATAGAAAAATGTCGGAAATTAACAGCCGGCAATAAGTTTGAAAAGTGAAAAAGTGATGAGAAGTATAAAAAAAAATAAACAGATCAGTTGTTTATTATTGATCTTGGCATTTGCACAATTGCCGGCATATGCGCAGCTAAGCGATGAAGCGGAAGCACAGCAGCTGCTTAAAACTGTTAGTGGCCGTATGCGCTTAAGCATTCAGCAATATTCGGGTACCAACCTGGTTAACGAAGAACAGTTTAAGCAAAAACAACTTCAACGTAATGGTGCAAACTGGCAATTGAAAGTACAAACCGCAAAAGTAGCTGGTGAACCCGAAGCCATTGATGTAACTACAAGTTTTATTTTAGAAAAAGGAGTGGCAGCGTCAACGGCAGTATCAGCCTCATTTGATTTTAGCAATTGGAGCCGCGACAACTATGTATTGGTGCCGGCCAGTATTTATAACGGCAATCGTTACCATGCTATCGGCAATGGGTACAATCCACCTTACCCTGCAGAAATGTATTACAATCCCAATGTGCCTTTAACCATTTCCAATAATCCCAGATTGGCTATCGAAACTGGTAAGGCATCGCGCATTGAATTGCAAAGCACAAGCACGGCAACGCCGGCCATGTGTTTTTATTCGCCCAAGGTAAAAAAAGGATTTATTGTCCTTACCAGCCAGCAATCGACTTTCGGTAACAATGGGTTAAGCATTGCCGAAAATACAGCTCAGGATAGCTGTAACTTTAGCATTACGGCTCCTGCAATGCGTAAACTGGCAGCGGGTTTTGGCGATTACCATGCCAGTGGTGATAAAGCACCTGATTGGAAAAGTGGTGATGCACTTGCCCTTAGTTTCAGGGTTTATGTTTTTGCCGCCAATGGCATTCCCGATTTGCTTACTAAGTTTATGAAGGTGCGCAAGGCATTTACAGGTACTAACCACTCTCGCAATCAACTACCCATGAGCAAGGGACTTGAGTTAGCCAGAACCATTTGCGGCAATAATTTTATTACCGTACCGGCAGGAAGTTATTATACACCAGAGAACGGAAACGATTTTCAATTGGGATGGGTGAGTGGTATGATCAATACCTACCCCATGCTGGCCATGAATAACGAAAAGGAACGTAACCGTGTTGCAGCTGAACTCGATTTTGTGATGAACAAATTGCAAGGCAAAAGCGGGTATTTTTATGGAGGGATAACCGCAAAAGGGGAGATTCGTCCCGAAGAAATGAATGCCGCCTACCCTGAAATACAAGCCATGGTACGTAAAAATGGCGATGTACTGCTGTGGTTAATGAAACATTTAATGTTGTTTAAAGCACAGGGGTATGGCAATATGATTAAACCTGAGTGGGAAGATGGAGCCCGTAAACTTGCAGCAGCATTTACCAATACCTGGAAAAAAGATGGCGAATTTGGACAGTTTATTGCCCCAGCAACAGGAAAAATAGCCATATACAACTCAACTGCGGGTGCCATTGTTCCGGCCGGGCTGGCTGTGGCTTCGGCTTATTTTAAACAACCAGAGTGGTTGGCGGTGGCTAAGGCTTCGGCCAGTTTTTATTATAATCGCGATGTGGTAAGCCAGGGCCTTACCGGTGGTGCCTGTGGCGATATTTCGATGGATGCAGACAGTGAAACCGCTTTTGGCTTTATGGAATCGTTAATGGCACTCTACTATTACACGGGCGATAAAAGCTGGTTAAACAAGGCAGAAGTTCAGGCTGCACTTTGCGCTACATGGGCAATTTCTTACGATCAGGTTTTTCCGGTTAAAAGCCAGATCGGGCAATTAAAGTGCAACATGGCTGGGGCGGTTTGGGCCAGTATCCAGAACAAGCATGCCGCACCAGGCGTTTGCACCTCATCAGCCGATTATCTGTTTAAACTTTTCAGGGCAACAGGAAACAAACTGTATGCCGATTTAATAAGAGATATGCAGCACGCCTACGCAGAGGCAGTTAATGTACCACCTTACCACATCACCACCAATAACTTGCCTGGTTCGAGTATGGAACGCATACAGCCAAGCGATGCTGAAGGAAAGGGGAGTATTGGCAATTTTATTAATACCCGCAATTCCTGGACTGAAACCAACGGTATGCTTATGGCTTTGGAATTACCCGGTATTTATCTGCAAACCGATAAAAAGAAGCTCTACGTTTTCGATCATGTTTCAGCCCAGATAATAAAGCAAGATGCAAACGGAACAGTGCTTGAACTTAAAAATGAAACTATCCACGATGCCGAGGTTACCCTTTTTGCCGAAACCAGCGCTGCCGCAATAAAGCCACTGGGTTATAGCAATTTTATAAAATGGCCTAAAGCAAGCGTAAAAGCCGGAGAAACCATAAAAGTACAAATTGCAAAAAATGGAATGTTAAGTCCTTTGCGTTCCAGTTAAAATGGAGACTATACAAAAAGCATGGTTGAAGGGATTTAAAAATCAAGAAAGCATTGGTAATAGTCAAAATTGTAATAGTTATTTGCTGCCAGAAAAAATATTTTTGTTCATAGAGGTAAAGTGTAAATTAGATAGATGCAATCATCAAAATATTTGTCAAAGTGTGTTTTAGGTACCGCTGCCTTAGGTGGTATCTGGGGGGCAATCGATAAAGAAGAATCGGTTAGTGCCATACTATTGGCACTTGAATATGGCATAGAAGCCCTTGATACTGCACCAGCATATGCCGATGCTGAAGAAATTGTAGGAACTGCCCTGAAAAAATGGAGAGGAAGAATGCCGCAAATCAACACTAAAGTTGGGCGCTTAAAATGTTATGCTACCGATGAGGGGATTTATGATTATACCCCGTTGGGAATGGAGAGAAGTGTACAGGAAAGTTTAACAACCTTGGGAGTAGAAGCCATTGATGTTTTGTTTTTGCACGATCCGGATGCCATTGCACAGGATACAGATATAGAGTTGGTTTTTAAGCAAATGCAAAAATTTAAACAAGCAGGTTATGCCAAAAAAATAGGCATTGGGGGTAATCTGCCCGATTGGTTTAAGCAATACGATTTTGCATCAATATTTGATGTGGTGATGGAATTTAATCGTTTGGATGCCTGTTGTAAGGATGCACTGATTACCAGTATACCCTATTATAAGGCCAATAATATTCAGTTCTATTCAGCCAGCCCATTGCACATGGGGTTGTTAGGCAATAAGTATCAGGAATTTGTTGATACTCTACCCGTTTGGATGGATAAAAAAAGTATTGAAAAAGCCAAACAGATAAAAAAGATTGCCGATAAATATAAACTATCGTTGCCTAGCATGGCACACCGGTTTATCCTCTCCATACCAGAAGACTTTAAAATGGTAATCGGCCCTGGTAATTCCGAACAATTGTTAAAAACCTTATTTGATATCCAGGGAGGAGCTTTACCAGAGCAGGTTTTTAAAGAAATAATGAATTCAGATACAATTTAAACGAAATAAGATGAACGCTATCGATAATGAAATATTCCATATTCACTCAGTTCAAGTTAGGCGGTTAGCACCTGTACAGGCTGTTACCCCGTTTCAGGATGCAACGATGGGGCCATTCGGTACATTTAGTTTATCGGTAATTACGCTTACAGATGAAGACGGAAATATAGGCGAAGCACCGGTTTTTAGTGCGTATACCCATCTGCTAGAGGTGTGTATGTTGCCAATCTTATTTCACAGTCGCAATATTACATATAAAGAACTGTACCAAAAGCTCTATTGGTCTATTCGAAACGAGGGTTTTAGAGGCACAGCTGCGTCTATACTTGGAGAGATCGATTTAGCCTTGCATGATTTGGCTGCGCGGCGGAAAAGAAAGCCACTGCACCGTTATTTAAATGCCGATAGAGACGATGTATTGATGTATTGCAGCGGTGGGGGTACCAATTATTCGTATAAGGAACTCGAAAAAGAGATTGAATATTTCCTGCATTGCGGTACCGATTGCATCAAAATGAAAGTAGGGAAGAATTTCGGGACTGCCATGCAAGAGGATATTGCGCGGGTTAAGCATGTGCGTAAAATAATTGGCGATGATATTAAACTGGCAGTAGATGCCAATCAGATCTGGAATGTTGATCAGGCTTTGCAGTTTATTAATGGGGTAGAATCAGAAAATATCGAATGGTTTGAAGAGCCTGTACATTCGGCTTCAATAACAGATATTGCCTTGTTATGCGAAAAATCGGCCATTCCTATTTCTTTTGGCGAATCGGAACGGAGCGCAAAAGTATTTCCTGCATTAAAGAATGCTGGTGTGCAACATTTGCAACCCACTCCATATTACCTGAGCAGTATTGGAGAGTGGATGGAGGTACGCGATTTAGCCATAGAAGCAAATCTCGATTTTTCATCAGGAAGTTATTCTTTATTTACTGCTGCTATTTTAGCTGCTGCCCCCGATCATTTCAGGGTTGAATACCTATACACGTTAATGCAAGGGCTTGAAACATATTTTTCAGTGTGCCCTCAGTTAGTAAAAGGAAGATTTGTTTTGCCTAACATTGAAGGATTGCCAGTTAGAATTGACTGGGATTACTGGAACCGCAAAGGTAAAATAGATTTTGATAAAACCTGGACGGCAGAAAAATCAAATTCCTACAGTCCCATCGTTCTACTTTAAATCGCAGGTATATGGATGTTTCATTAGCCCTTATCGATTATGTTGTGCTGCTTGGATACCTCATTATACTCCTTTTTGTGGCCTTTTATCTAGGGCAGAAAAAGAAGAATGCCGCCGATATTTTTTTAGGCGGAAGAAGTCTTACCTGGTGGCAAATCGGCTTTTCTTTATTCAGTGCCAATGCAGGCCCAATGATGTTAATCGGCTTTGCCAGTATCGGCTTTACCAAAGGGGTTGTGGGTAGTAATTTCGAGTGGCTAGCCTGGATTTTCCTTTTGCTCCTGGCTATGGTTTTTGTACCCCACTATCTCACTACCAAAGTAAGCACCATGCCACAGTTCCTGATGGTGAGATATGGAAAACGGTCTTATAACTTTCTAACCATTTACAGCCTCGTATCCATTATGGTGGTTTGGTTAGGAAGTGGTTTGTATGCAGGCGGCTTGTTAATTTCGCAGATATTTAACTGGCCCCTATTTAAAGCAATGGTATTGGTAGCCATTATTGCCACTAGTTTTACCACTTTGGGCGGACTTAAGGCAGTGGTGCGAACTGGCGTTTTTCAGTCAATCATTATCATCCTGTCTTCCATCGTACTTACTGTATTGGCACTCAATAAAATTGGCGGAATATCAAAACTGTTAAGTGGAGCCCCATCCTCATACTGGCATTTATTTCAACCTGCTAAAGATCCCGAATATTCGTGGGTGGCCATTATTTTGGGCTATCCTGTTGTGGCTATTTATTATTGGTGTACTGATCAAACTATTGTTCAGAAAGTTCTGGCTGCAAAAGATATCAAAGAAGGCCAGTACGGTGCTGTTTTTATTTCGGCGCTTAAAATCATTATGCCCTTCATCTTTATATTTCCCGGCATAATGTGTTTTGTTTTATATAAAGATATCGCCAAACCCGATAACGCTTATATTACCCTGGTTAAGCAGCTCATGCCACCGGGTTTAATGGGTTTATGTATTGCAGCGTTAATTGCGGCTTTAATTGATACCATTTCTTCGGGTTTAAATTCGTTCAGTACTGTTTTTACTTTGGATGTGGTTAACCAGTATAAAAAGCTTAATGAAAAACAAAACCGGTTGGTTGGTCGCGTGGTAACGGTTCTGGCAGCGGTTTTGGCTTTGCTTATTGCCACATTATATTCCTATTCGGGTAAAGGCTTTTTTGATTTAAGTCAGGGTTTGGTATCTATTCTGGCACCACCGCTTTCAGTTGTTTTCTTAATGGGCGTTCTATGGAAAAAAGCCAACAATAAAGCAGCCGAAACTGTATTGTACGGAGGTGGTTTCCTTTGTGTTGTATTGGGGCTTTGTCATATCCTCAATTATCCATACAAAGGTTATTGGCCGCATTTTTTACTATTGTCTTTCTATATCTTTTTAGCCTTATCGGTTATCATGGTACTGGTTTCGGTTTTTACCAAAAACACCCATGAGCACCCGCTATTATCTATTGCCGAAACCAACAAACAGTTTAAATATAAATCAACGAGGGTTTGGCTCTTATGGGCTATACTTGCGGTTGTAATGGCAGGTATTTATATTATCTTTAATTAAAAACTATTTTATGGCCGAACAATTTCCAAACCAACTAATTTCGAGTAATACAAGTGTTTTAACTGCTAACTTTCGCCGCATTTTATTTGCAGCCTTTTTGCTTTGTTTTTCTATGTTGGGATGCCAAAAAACGCCCGATAAAACAAAAGACAAAGAACTGGTTTTTGTAGTAAACCTGGTTGATGATGAAAAAAAGGTTAAGGAATACCTGGATTACCATAAAAAAATCTGGCCAGAAGTTGAAGCCGGTTTTAAAAAGGCGGGATATAAGAAAATTACGCT is drawn from Pedobacter sp. HDW13 and contains these coding sequences:
- a CDS encoding SusC/RagA family TonB-linked outer membrane protein; this translates as MYTQLKLLLVTLSISCLMLVSVSTQAQEIIAVKGKVQDSKDGIPLPGVTVKPEKGTGGTTTNEEGYFTINVPRGSKLVFSLVGYTAKTVSTTGASLNIQLDNAQNDLDDVVVLGYGTQKKELLSGSVVTLKMDDTRRNTPTTSLGNLLAGQMAGVTVGTPNGIPGTQPSISVRVGTSFNAQNVLYVIDGKISGSGDFNNLSPNDIDNVTVLKDAASKAVYGSRAAGGVILVTTRTGRKNSAAKIDYSFSTGFDRRGKNAPLTSAVETGELYNRINPTSDPAGWKWTDSDLAYFKNINDGWGYNQLDAVWENPYTRTHNLNASGGSDKISYFIGGSYTKQGGFMKNLTFDKYNLRANITADITKNLNLFTGITINNNLMYSPTNTSVGDVSGIYRKLLLWQPDQPVWTNGGNPIDYGWIGNVGAEVRGDGGYIKGNNIKPVLNLKATYKIAAVEGLSASAQFNKSYTNNRNKTFEKQYDMWVMKKTGFHIISTDDNDLVTLKKSSQIGKSFIQENYNWGNDYQLNFQLNYDHSFKKHNLKGWLVYEKAESNSGGIFAGRETFPVYLTDQWWAASNQRADDYGGGDTELSDGRISYVGQAFYDYDGKYLASFSSRYDGSMRFPADKRWGFFPAGSIGWVVSKEKFMSQAKGINMLKIRASAGLTGNDAIGGWQWQQSYQNGNAIFLGTTPVSNVGITYGALTNPNLTWEKTLNYNVGVDVEFLKHFSGSAEYYYIKTYDILGSRIASVPPTFSRTLPASNYGQINAQGVEINLGYKNNTGKFNYYANLNASYGAAKYVIQDQNVTYPWQANPDKSMSRIVTYQATGMIRTQADLDAFKTANPNYKFKSVAPALGQLTYADLSGPNGTPDGIVDDWDQVQVKNNNNPIVLGLNLGFEWKGFSVDATFNGNLHQSRFVNSLAGGVEWNRMWKPWYNDSWTPQNPNATFPNRLSANDGTQSVVTNNSTFWLKNANFLRMKLLNVGYSIPARYINKVGVSGMKFYFSGSNLFVISKFNKDYFDPEIGDGFSVPIMKTFNFGVNVSL
- a CDS encoding RagB/SusD family nutrient uptake outer membrane protein, producing the protein MKLYLKNIRYFVCSLAVLLVVTSCKKGLDYKNNGAINPENVWSDPTMIKAFLNDIYGASMPGWSFDGNSTDEGYNGAKTLGNYQRGIIAVDQTTSALNYSVIDKANFFLDQLDAVAVLSADIKAQYTAEAKFWRAWSYWNMVNNLGGVPLILHTQNADDVNALFKTRNKTSECITQIIKDLDDAIAVLPGKYASNADYGRITKVAAMAVKGKVLMTYASPLFNPTNDASRWQAAYDANKAAKDYALTQGHDLFPNYKNIWYTERNQEVIMVRQYTFPGAGIAFNSIRPTPLTKDATGVNQPTLNLLLAYPKRDGSPMQFDKNQMSDPAYNTQFMTDFYTNRDSRFYATIFFGGTPYPTPDEVSPVYVKGNSFWEVWKYDAATDKYSSAMNVVHTGMTGGGQTGFWERKGLDTTLVAALYAQGQTDWPVIRYAEVLMNYGECANELGKSGEALQVLKDIRRRAGITAGAGSNYGITASATSDIRDAYMNERQVEFAFENKRFGDLRRWKRYDLLNAQTFKHGLYATLKDGVVISPSETIMNATTRAKLRGVYIDNLDGDPNFKFNLDLNHWFYAIPPAQISQSKNVILQNKEWGGTFDPLQ
- a CDS encoding aldo/keto reductase; this encodes MSKCVLGTAALGGIWGAIDKEESVSAILLALEYGIEALDTAPAYADAEEIVGTALKKWRGRMPQINTKVGRLKCYATDEGIYDYTPLGMERSVQESLTTLGVEAIDVLFLHDPDAIAQDTDIELVFKQMQKFKQAGYAKKIGIGGNLPDWFKQYDFASIFDVVMEFNRLDACCKDALITSIPYYKANNIQFYSASPLHMGLLGNKYQEFVDTLPVWMDKKSIEKAKQIKKIADKYKLSLPSMAHRFILSIPEDFKMVIGPGNSEQLLKTLFDIQGGALPEQVFKEIMNSDTI
- a CDS encoding enolase C-terminal domain-like protein, producing MNAIDNEIFHIHSVQVRRLAPVQAVTPFQDATMGPFGTFSLSVITLTDEDGNIGEAPVFSAYTHLLEVCMLPILFHSRNITYKELYQKLYWSIRNEGFRGTAASILGEIDLALHDLAARRKRKPLHRYLNADRDDVLMYCSGGGTNYSYKELEKEIEYFLHCGTDCIKMKVGKNFGTAMQEDIARVKHVRKIIGDDIKLAVDANQIWNVDQALQFINGVESENIEWFEEPVHSASITDIALLCEKSAIPISFGESERSAKVFPALKNAGVQHLQPTPYYLSSIGEWMEVRDLAIEANLDFSSGSYSLFTAAILAAAPDHFRVEYLYTLMQGLETYFSVCPQLVKGRFVLPNIEGLPVRIDWDYWNRKGKIDFDKTWTAEKSNSYSPIVLL
- a CDS encoding sodium/solute symporter (Members of the Solute:Sodium Symporter (SSS), TC 2.A.21 as described in tcdb.org, catalyze solute:Na+ symport. Known solutes for members of the family include sugars, amino acids, nucleosides, inositols, vitamins, urea or anions, depending on the system.) codes for the protein MDVSLALIDYVVLLGYLIILLFVAFYLGQKKKNAADIFLGGRSLTWWQIGFSLFSANAGPMMLIGFASIGFTKGVVGSNFEWLAWIFLLLLAMVFVPHYLTTKVSTMPQFLMVRYGKRSYNFLTIYSLVSIMVVWLGSGLYAGGLLISQIFNWPLFKAMVLVAIIATSFTTLGGLKAVVRTGVFQSIIIILSSIVLTVLALNKIGGISKLLSGAPSSYWHLFQPAKDPEYSWVAIILGYPVVAIYYWCTDQTIVQKVLAAKDIKEGQYGAVFISALKIIMPFIFIFPGIMCFVLYKDIAKPDNAYITLVKQLMPPGLMGLCIAALIAALIDTISSGLNSFSTVFTLDVVNQYKKLNEKQNRLVGRVVTVLAAVLALLIATLYSYSGKGFFDLSQGLVSILAPPLSVVFLMGVLWKKANNKAAETVLYGGGFLCVVLGLCHILNYPYKGYWPHFLLLSFYIFLALSVIMVLVSVFTKNTHEHPLLSIAETNKQFKYKSTRVWLLWAILAVVMAGIYIIFN
- a CDS encoding L-rhamnose mutarotase, with the translated sequence MAEQFPNQLISSNTSVLTANFRRILFAAFLLCFSMLGCQKTPDKTKDKELVFVVNLVDDEKKVKEYLDYHKKIWPEVEAGFKKAGYKKITLYRFNKTIVMMITVPENADLNHMGQVAESYSEKCKAWNQLMSKYQVGVAGVAPGQKWAQTEEIYSFINP